In a genomic window of Streptomyces noursei ATCC 11455:
- a CDS encoding IS3 family transposase (programmed frameshift), whose amino-acid sequence MAAPRKYPDELRERATRLAVEARKDPVGRAGAIKRIADRLDVHPEALRGWVKRAEADEGMVPGTTSAEAPRIAQLEREVKELRRANAILKSASGFLRRGAGPSTAMKVAYIAKYKETFGVQPICDVLAETDAPIAPSTYYAAHTRPPSARSLRDGHLTEEIHRIHADNYGVYGAHKIHAALVREGHQVARCTVERLMRQAGLRGVIRAKSPRTTRPAPKTNRPAHLVERQFTATAPNQLWVADITYIRTFSGWVYATFVIDVFSRKVVGWQVATSLYTDLALDALEMAIWRRRHTGSDLTGLTHHSDRGVQYRAIRYTERLKQEAAVASVGSKGDSYDNALAEAFNSLFKAELIRNKGPWTGINDIEIAVAEYIDWFNQRRLHGELGHITPAEHEAAYFAAEPPASLQKTQG is encoded by the exons ATGGCTGCTCCCCGTAAGTACCCCGATGAACTGCGCGAACGTGCGACACGTCTGGCGGTCGAGGCTCGTAAGGATCCGGTTGGTCGGGCTGGTGCGATCAAGCGGATCGCCGACCGGCTCGATGTGCACCCCGAGGCTCTGCGGGGCTGGGTGAAGCGGGCCGAGGCCGACGAGGGCATGGTGCCCGGTACTACCAGCGCGGAGGCCCCCCGGATCGCGCAGCTGGAGCGGGAGGTGAAGGAACTGCGGCGGGCGAACGCGATATTGAAGTCCGCCTCGG GCTTTCTTCGCCGCGGAGCTGGACCGTCCACTGCGATGAAGGTCGCCTACATCGCCAAGTACAAGGAGACGTTCGGCGTCCAGCCGATCTGCGACGTCCTCGCCGAGACCGACGCGCCGATCGCGCCGAGCACCTACTACGCCGCCCACACCCGCCCGCCGTCGGCTCGCAGCCTGCGCGACGGACACCTCACCGAGGAGATACACCGCATCCACGCCGACAACTACGGCGTCTACGGAGCCCACAAGATCCACGCCGCCCTGGTCCGCGAAGGGCACCAGGTGGCCCGCTGCACGGTCGAACGCCTCATGCGCCAGGCCGGGTTGCGCGGAGTGATCCGGGCCAAGAGCCCACGCACCACCCGCCCGGCCCCGAAGACCAACCGACCCGCCCACCTGGTCGAGCGGCAGTTCACCGCGACCGCCCCGAACCAGCTCTGGGTTGCGGACATCACCTACATCCGCACCTTCTCCGGCTGGGTCTACGCCACCTTCGTCATCGACGTCTTCTCCCGCAAGGTCGTCGGCTGGCAGGTCGCCACCAGCCTCTACACCGACCTCGCCCTCGACGCCCTGGAGATGGCCATCTGGCGCCGCCGGCACACCGGATCCGACCTCACCGGACTCACGCACCACTCGGACCGCGGAGTCCAATACCGTGCCATCCGCTACACCGAACGCCTCAAACAGGAAGCCGCCGTGGCCTCGGTCGGCTCCAAGGGCGACTCGTACGACAACGCCCTGGCCGAGGCATTCAACAGCCTGTTCAAGGCCGAGCTGATCCGCAACAAGGGACCGTGGACCGGCATCAACGACATCGAAATCGCCGTCGCCGAGTACATCGACTGGTTCAACCAGCGACGCCTGCACGGCGAGCTCGGCCACATCACCCCCGCCGAGCACGAGGCCGCCTACTTCGCGGCCGAACCTCCTGCGTCACTCCAGAAAACCCAGGGCTAA
- a CDS encoding ISAs1 family transposase, producing the protein MFDSRSRRGRRWPLLPVLRAAQAAVIAGATSFTAIADWLRHSTQDARARLDFPSNGSLGVRPVPAKDTVRRLLLMTCPQGLTALLTGRAMTEGRPERLAVDGKSVRSSRTRTAHSAHLLSGCDENGLVTGQMRIPDKTNEIPCLRQLYADVDLTDTWVTLDALHTQTETAKFLIEAKKAHFVMAMKANQPTLYAACRRLPWERAKARHTEQSRAHGQLERRTITVLTHDGLDFPHVAQVARIYRTRTEIATGKQTREIIHVITDLTSQQAKPHQLAAAVRGHWAIENKIHYVRDAVWSEDRSRIQPGHGPENMATLRNIAMNLLRKNGATNIAQAVREQSYHPFTTPLDLLGLPPRPAETHSN; encoded by the coding sequence GTGTTCGATTCCCGTAGTCGCCGGGGTCGGCGCTGGCCGTTGCTTCCGGTCCTTCGTGCCGCGCAGGCCGCGGTGATCGCGGGTGCCACGTCCTTCACGGCGATCGCCGACTGGCTGCGTCACAGCACCCAGGACGCGCGTGCCCGCCTGGACTTTCCCTCCAACGGAAGCCTCGGAGTCCGCCCCGTTCCGGCCAAGGACACTGTCCGGCGTCTGCTGTTGATGACCTGCCCGCAGGGGCTCACGGCTCTGCTGACCGGCCGCGCCATGACGGAAGGGCGTCCTGAGCGTCTGGCGGTGGACGGCAAAAGCGTTCGCAGCTCGCGCACCCGCACCGCCCACTCTGCGCACTTGCTGTCAGGTTGCGATGAGAATGGCCTGGTCACCGGGCAGATGCGCATCCCGGACAAGACGAACGAGATCCCGTGCCTGCGCCAGTTGTACGCCGACGTCGACCTGACCGACACCTGGGTGACCCTGGACGCGCTCCACACCCAGACCGAGACCGCGAAGTTCCTCATCGAGGCGAAGAAGGCACACTTCGTCATGGCGATGAAGGCCAACCAGCCGACGCTGTACGCGGCGTGCCGGCGCCTGCCGTGGGAGCGGGCGAAGGCCCGGCACACCGAGCAGAGTCGAGCACACGGACAGCTGGAGCGGCGCACCATCACCGTGCTGACGCACGACGGCCTGGACTTTCCCCATGTGGCGCAAGTGGCGCGGATCTACCGCACCCGCACCGAGATCGCCACGGGCAAGCAGACCCGCGAAATCATCCACGTCATCACCGACTTGACGTCCCAGCAGGCCAAACCGCATCAGCTCGCCGCCGCCGTCCGGGGGCACTGGGCTATCGAGAACAAGATCCATTACGTTCGAGACGCAGTGTGGTCCGAGGACCGCTCCCGCATCCAGCCCGGACACGGGCCCGAAAACATGGCCACACTCCGCAACATCGCGATGAACCTGCTACGGAAGAACGGGGCCACCAACATCGCCCAAGCAGTCCGCGAGCAGTCCTACCACCCCTTCACCACACCCCTGGACCTCCTCGGACTACCACCCCGACCTGCGGAAACACACAGTAATTAG
- a CDS encoding MerR family transcriptional regulator yields MSSSLPNYDDPTRRLLTAREAAEVAHVTPACIRQWVRRGYLTPTASYRRGKKVHLFLESHILKVERDRRVRQRQVSTTADSSSTEPLSS; encoded by the coding sequence ATGTCATCCTCCCTGCCTAATTACGACGATCCAACGCGCCGCCTACTGACGGCGAGGGAGGCTGCGGAAGTCGCTCATGTCACACCAGCTTGCATTCGACAATGGGTAAGACGTGGCTACTTGACCCCGACAGCAAGCTACCGACGCGGCAAAAAAGTTCACCTGTTCCTCGAATCGCACATATTGAAAGTCGAACGAGATCGACGGGTTCGACAACGGCAGGTCTCGACGACTGCAGATTCTTCATCCACTGAACCTCTTTCATCCTGA
- a CDS encoding GNAT family N-acetyltransferase produces MSTLAAQPINTSRLDLLPLHVEHAEEMAAVLSDPALHTFIGGTPDAPQALRSRYQRMTAGSPDPAVSWLNWVIRLRDESCLTGTVQATVSPSGHGPIAEIAWVVGTPWQGRGIATEAAQGLVDWLGRQPVHTVIAHIHPEHRASAAVATAAGLTPTDEWHEGEIRWHRSISR; encoded by the coding sequence ATGAGTACCCTCGCGGCCCAGCCCATCAACACCAGCAGGCTCGACCTGCTGCCACTGCACGTCGAGCACGCCGAGGAGATGGCCGCGGTGCTGTCCGACCCGGCCCTCCACACCTTCATCGGCGGCACGCCGGACGCCCCGCAAGCCCTGCGCTCGCGCTACCAGCGCATGACGGCAGGCTCTCCCGATCCGGCCGTGTCCTGGCTGAACTGGGTGATCCGGCTCCGTGACGAGTCCTGCCTGACGGGCACAGTCCAGGCGACGGTCAGCCCCTCCGGCCACGGCCCCATCGCCGAGATCGCCTGGGTGGTGGGGACCCCGTGGCAGGGAAGGGGCATCGCCACCGAAGCAGCCCAAGGGCTCGTCGACTGGCTCGGCCGGCAGCCGGTGCACACCGTCATCGCCCACATCCACCCCGAACATCGGGCATCCGCTGCCGTCGCCACTGCCGCCGGGCTCACACCCACCGACGAATGGCACGAAGGCGAGATCCGATGGCACCGGAGCATCAGCCGATAA
- a CDS encoding IS256 family transposase encodes MLTVVNEDGTTPSGSSLLDEVVREGARRMLAAALEAEVNAYIAELTDERDARGRRLVVRNSYHQPRQVTTAAGVVEVKAPRVNDKRVDEQTGERRRFSSAILPPWCRKSPKISEVLPLLYLHGLSSGDFVPALEQFLGSSAGLSAATVTRLTTQWQSDHAAFMDRDLSEVDYVYVWADGIHLNVRLEEAKACVLVLIGVRADGSKELVALKDGYRESGESWADLLRDCARRGMRAPVLAVGDGALGFWKALAEVFPETHEQRCWVHKTANVLDSMPKSAQPGAKRAIQDIYNAEDRDHAEVAIKTFAQLYGAKFPKAVKKITDDQEQLLAFYGFPAEHWIHLRTTNPIESTFSTVRLRTKVTRGAGSRTAALAMVFKLVESAQQRWRAVNAPHLVALVRTGARFERGQLVERPVVVAA; translated from the coding sequence GTGCTTACCGTAGTCAACGAGGACGGAACCACGCCAAGCGGCAGTTCGCTGTTGGATGAGGTTGTTCGGGAAGGCGCACGGCGGATGCTGGCCGCCGCACTGGAGGCCGAAGTCAACGCTTACATAGCCGAGTTGACTGATGAGCGCGACGCCAGGGGGCGCCGCCTGGTGGTCCGCAACAGCTATCACCAACCCCGGCAGGTCACCACCGCTGCGGGCGTGGTCGAGGTGAAGGCGCCGCGGGTGAACGACAAGCGCGTCGACGAACAGACCGGCGAGCGCAGGCGGTTCTCGTCCGCGATCCTGCCGCCGTGGTGCCGCAAGTCGCCGAAGATCAGCGAGGTGCTGCCCCTGCTCTACTTGCACGGCCTGTCCTCTGGCGACTTCGTGCCCGCCCTGGAGCAGTTCCTCGGCTCCTCTGCCGGGCTGTCGGCGGCGACGGTTACCCGGCTGACGACGCAGTGGCAGTCCGACCACGCCGCCTTCATGGACCGCGACCTGTCGGAGGTCGACTACGTCTACGTGTGGGCCGACGGCATCCACCTCAACGTCCGTCTGGAGGAGGCCAAGGCGTGCGTCCTGGTGCTCATCGGGGTTCGCGCCGACGGCTCCAAGGAGCTCGTCGCCCTCAAGGACGGCTACCGAGAATCCGGCGAGTCATGGGCTGACCTGCTGCGGGACTGCGCCCGCCGGGGCATGCGCGCCCCGGTCCTCGCGGTCGGCGACGGCGCCCTAGGCTTCTGGAAGGCCCTGGCGGAGGTGTTCCCCGAAACCCACGAGCAGAGGTGTTGGGTTCACAAAACGGCCAACGTCCTCGACTCCATGCCGAAGTCCGCGCAGCCGGGCGCGAAGAGGGCGATCCAGGACATCTACAACGCGGAGGATCGCGACCACGCCGAGGTGGCGATCAAGACGTTCGCCCAGCTCTATGGCGCGAAGTTCCCCAAGGCGGTCAAGAAGATCACCGACGACCAGGAGCAACTGCTGGCGTTTTACGGCTTCCCGGCCGAGCACTGGATCCATCTGCGGACCACGAACCCCATTGAGTCGACCTTCTCCACCGTCCGACTGCGGACCAAGGTCACCCGTGGCGCCGGCTCCCGCACCGCCGCCCTGGCCATGGTCTTCAAACTCGTCGAGTCCGCCCAGCAACGGTGGCGGGCCGTGAACGCACCCCACCTCGTCGCCCTCGTCCGGACAGGTGCCCGCTTCGAACGCGGCCAGCTCGTCGAACGCCCCGTGGTGGTCGCAGCATGA
- a CDS encoding ImmA/IrrE family metallo-endopeptidase has product MAEVLTWVMQRRATLTNQAERLRKELAEIEAEVARLGAAEEVLGQFIKTGRINRVDILEADAELERVVNVPCQIGMSTTLNRENSVNEDTLSSHVQPVTSAFDPETELQRMGVPIQYVPLHGALAAWDPEQGKVLCSLGLSLIQKRCSLTHELAHIVLKHQRCAYTGEGVTTITSFTQERAAEMWAARKLISPVQLAIARESRLSSADIARELGVTTRVYRARLLAEEHDEQRWLGTESDGF; this is encoded by the coding sequence ATGGCGGAGGTACTAACCTGGGTGATGCAGCGGCGGGCAACCCTGACCAACCAAGCTGAGCGACTACGCAAAGAGCTTGCGGAGATCGAAGCCGAGGTCGCGCGGCTTGGGGCAGCAGAGGAGGTACTCGGTCAGTTCATCAAGACCGGACGCATCAACAGAGTTGATATTCTGGAGGCGGACGCGGAGCTGGAACGGGTCGTCAACGTGCCGTGCCAGATTGGGATGTCTACGACACTGAATCGAGAAAACAGTGTGAACGAAGACACCCTTTCCTCACATGTGCAGCCGGTCACTTCCGCTTTCGACCCCGAGACAGAGCTTCAGAGGATGGGCGTCCCCATCCAGTATGTCCCTCTCCACGGCGCACTTGCAGCCTGGGACCCCGAACAAGGGAAGGTGCTTTGCAGTCTCGGTCTGAGCCTCATCCAAAAACGCTGCTCCCTCACACATGAGCTAGCGCACATCGTCCTGAAGCATCAACGCTGCGCTTACACGGGTGAAGGTGTCACAACCATTACGTCTTTCACTCAAGAGCGTGCTGCAGAAATGTGGGCTGCACGTAAACTCATCAGCCCCGTACAGCTGGCCATAGCCCGCGAATCTAGGCTCTCATCAGCCGACATCGCACGTGAACTCGGAGTTACTACACGCGTTTACCGCGCACGGCTGCTAGCCGAGGAGCACGACGAACAACGCTGGCTGGGCACTGAATCCGATGGCTTCTGA
- a CDS encoding transposase, giving the protein MDLAGPRKGVLGGGWSAYPEEFRNDAVVLYWAVGGKRMYAAVAVDIGVTGETLRSWVRQADEQAGRTHSFGGQNPESRGEELARLCAENSRLRKAEKEWELEREILRWAAAYFAKEMK; this is encoded by the coding sequence ATGGATCTTGCAGGTCCGCGGAAGGGTGTCTTGGGGGGAGGTTGGTCTGCGTATCCGGAGGAGTTCAGGAATGATGCCGTCGTGTTGTACTGGGCGGTGGGTGGGAAGCGCATGTATGCGGCGGTCGCGGTGGATATCGGGGTGACCGGCGAGACGCTGCGGAGCTGGGTGCGCCAGGCCGACGAACAGGCTGGCCGCACTCACAGCTTTGGCGGGCAGAACCCAGAGAGCCGGGGCGAGGAACTGGCCCGGCTGTGCGCGGAGAACAGCCGGCTGCGCAAGGCCGAGAAGGAGTGGGAGCTCGAGCGGGAGATCCTGCGCTGGGCGGCGGCCTATTTCGCAAAAGAGATGAAGTGA
- a CDS encoding ISAs1 family transposase, whose protein sequence is MDGKTVRGARCTNGTQVHLLAAMTGTGLVTAQREVGSKTNEITVFQPMLTELDLTDTVVTFDALHSQQAHARFLVEEKNAHYIAVIKGNQPLLHQQMKQLPWRDVPLLGKTRATAHGRDEIRRVKTATVTRGLAFPHSAQAVQIVRRRRTVTTGKVTLERVYAVTDLTAEQAGAPEIAHRVREHWGIENKIHHLRDTAFAEDASRVRTGTAPRAMAALRNLAIGALRLTGCDNIAASLRTHSRDATRPLTTLGIT, encoded by the coding sequence GTGGACGGCAAGACAGTCCGCGGCGCCCGCTGCACCAACGGCACCCAGGTCCACCTGCTCGCCGCGATGACCGGAACCGGCCTGGTCACCGCCCAGCGCGAGGTCGGCTCCAAGACCAACGAGATCACCGTCTTCCAGCCGATGCTCACCGAGCTCGACCTGACCGACACCGTGGTCACCTTCGACGCCCTGCACTCCCAGCAGGCCCACGCCCGCTTCCTGGTGGAGGAGAAGAACGCCCACTACATCGCCGTGATCAAGGGGAACCAGCCGCTGCTGCACCAGCAGATGAAGCAACTGCCCTGGCGAGACGTCCCGCTGCTGGGCAAGACCCGCGCCACCGCACACGGCCGGGACGAGATCCGCCGCGTCAAGACCGCCACCGTCACCCGCGGCCTCGCCTTCCCCCACTCCGCCCAAGCCGTGCAGATCGTACGTCGCCGCCGGACAGTCACCACCGGCAAGGTCACCCTGGAGCGCGTCTACGCAGTCACCGACCTCACCGCCGAGCAGGCTGGCGCTCCCGAGATCGCACACCGCGTGCGCGAACACTGGGGCATCGAGAACAAGATCCATCACCTCCGCGACACCGCCTTCGCCGAGGACGCCTCGCGCGTACGGACCGGCACCGCCCCCCGGGCCATGGCAGCCCTACGCAACCTGGCCATCGGCGCACTCCGCCTCACCGGATGTGACAACATCGCCGCCAGCCTGCGCACGCACAGCCGAGACGCCACACGGCCGCTGACCACCCTCGGCATCACGTGA
- a CDS encoding transposase family protein, with protein MPVRSSSLIPVGLGQLAGARPSDPGEHPHLLGCLVTVPDPRRAKGRRHPLCFVLALAACAVLAGAKSLTAIAEWAADAPAAVLTVLGGPTREPTGPAAPAEATVRRVLQRVDGDALDAAVGAWLAARDPGPHPPARTRPIGPAAHWPWTARQSAAPAAPTAPRSTCSPR; from the coding sequence GTGCCTGTCCGCTCATCATCGCTCATCCCAGTCGGCCTGGGCCAACTCGCCGGCGCTCGCCCCTCCGACCCTGGGGAACACCCGCATCTGCTGGGCTGCCTCGTGACGGTGCCCGATCCGCGCCGGGCCAAGGGCCGCCGTCATCCCCTCTGCTTCGTCCTTGCGCTCGCCGCGTGTGCGGTGCTGGCCGGCGCGAAATCGCTGACGGCGATCGCTGAATGGGCGGCCGACGCACCGGCCGCCGTGCTCACCGTGCTCGGCGGCCCAACCCGCGAACCCACCGGCCCTGCCGCCCCTGCCGAGGCCACCGTGCGCCGAGTCCTGCAGCGCGTTGACGGCGACGCCCTCGATGCGGCAGTCGGCGCCTGGCTCGCCGCCCGCGACCCAGGCCCCCATCCGCCGGCCAGAACGCGGCCCATCGGCCCCGCCGCTCACTGGCCGTGGACGGCAAGACAGTCCGCGGCGCCCGCTGCACCAACGGCACCCAGGTCCACCTGCTCGCCGCGATGA
- a CDS encoding DoxX family protein yields the protein MWAAFDSLTQKATPHVVALFRIVVAFLFACHGASSIFGVLGGSMGTGRTVLTASWPGWYAAVIQLTGGILVLIGLRSRAAAFVNSGSMAYAYFSVHQGTSLWPLQNGGEASVMFCWAFALIVFIGPGSWALDHALLGKSELKKSAQRSQIFRRSSKISGI from the coding sequence ATGTGGGCCGCATTCGACTCGCTTACCCAGAAAGCAACCCCACACGTGGTCGCACTCTTCCGCATAGTTGTCGCGTTTCTCTTTGCCTGCCACGGCGCATCCTCAATCTTTGGCGTCCTCGGCGGCTCAATGGGTACGGGTAGAACCGTCCTCACAGCCTCCTGGCCAGGCTGGTACGCTGCAGTTATTCAACTGACCGGCGGCATACTCGTCCTGATAGGACTGAGATCCCGTGCCGCCGCGTTCGTCAACTCCGGCTCAATGGCGTATGCCTACTTCTCCGTTCATCAGGGCACTTCACTGTGGCCCTTACAAAACGGCGGAGAAGCGTCCGTGATGTTCTGTTGGGCTTTCGCATTGATCGTCTTCATCGGGCCGGGCAGCTGGGCATTGGACCACGCCCTCCTCGGCAAAAGCGAGCTGAAGAAGTCCGCTCAACGATCCCAAATATTCCGGAGATCCTCCAAGATCTCCGGAATATAA
- a CDS encoding IS110 family transposase, giving the protein MFDTEDVGVFLGLDVGKTAHHGHGLTPAGKKVFDKPLPNSEPKLRAVFDKLAAKFGTVLVIVDQPASIGALPLTVARDAGCKVAYLPGLAMRRIADLYPGEAKTDAKDAAVIADAARTMPHTLRSLEVTDENTAELTVLVGFDQDLAAETTRTSNRIRGLLTQFHPSLERVLGPRLDHVAVTWLLERYGSPAALRKAGRRRLVEVIRPKAPRMATRLIDDIFDALDEQTVVVPGTGTLDVVIPSLARSLTAVHEQRRALEAQISELLEAHPLSPVLTSMPGVAVRTAAVLLVTVGDGTSFPTAAHLASYAGLAPATKSSGTSIHGEHAPRGGNRQLKRAMFLSAFAALHDHASRTYYDKCRARRKTHTQALLRLARHRISVLFAMLPDGTFYELRTPETAPA; this is encoded by the coding sequence ATGTTCGATACCGAAGACGTGGGCGTGTTCCTCGGCCTGGACGTCGGCAAGACCGCTCACCACGGCCACGGACTCACCCCGGCCGGCAAGAAGGTCTTCGACAAGCCCCTGCCCAACAGCGAGCCGAAACTGCGGGCCGTGTTCGACAAGCTGGCCGCGAAGTTCGGCACCGTCCTGGTGATCGTGGACCAGCCCGCCTCCATCGGCGCCCTCCCGCTGACCGTCGCCCGCGACGCGGGCTGCAAGGTCGCCTACCTGCCGGGACTGGCGATGCGGCGGATCGCCGACCTCTACCCGGGCGAGGCCAAGACCGATGCGAAAGACGCCGCGGTCATCGCGGACGCGGCCCGCACCATGCCGCACACCCTGCGCTCGCTGGAGGTGACCGACGAGAACACCGCTGAGCTGACCGTGCTCGTCGGCTTCGACCAGGACCTCGCGGCCGAGACCACCCGCACCTCCAACCGCATCCGCGGCCTGCTCACCCAGTTCCACCCCAGCCTGGAGCGAGTCCTGGGTCCCCGCCTCGACCACGTCGCGGTGACCTGGCTGCTGGAACGCTACGGATCCCCGGCCGCCCTGCGAAAAGCCGGACGCCGCAGACTCGTTGAGGTGATCCGCCCCAAGGCCCCGCGCATGGCCACCCGACTGATCGACGACATCTTCGACGCCCTGGACGAACAGACCGTCGTCGTCCCCGGGACCGGCACCCTGGACGTGGTCATCCCGTCCCTGGCCCGTTCCCTCACGGCCGTCCACGAACAGCGCAGGGCCCTGGAAGCCCAGATCAGCGAACTGCTGGAGGCCCACCCTCTTTCCCCGGTCCTGACCTCGATGCCCGGGGTCGCGGTCAGGACCGCCGCCGTCCTGCTGGTCACCGTCGGCGACGGAACCAGCTTCCCCACCGCCGCCCACCTCGCCTCCTACGCCGGCCTCGCCCCGGCCACCAAGTCCTCCGGGACCTCGATCCACGGCGAACACGCACCCCGAGGCGGAAACCGGCAGCTCAAACGCGCAATGTTCCTCTCCGCGTTCGCCGCCCTGCACGACCACGCCTCCCGCACCTACTACGACAAATGCCGAGCCCGCAGGAAAACCCACACGCAAGCCCTCCTCCGCCTCGCACGCCACCGCATCAGCGTGCTCTTCGCCATGCTCCCCGACGGCACCTTCTACGAACTACGCACCCCCGAAACCGCCCCCGCATGA
- a CDS encoding helix-turn-helix domain-containing protein, whose translation MAALESGQVKGYRQAAEVFQVAERSVGSWWRAYQAGGWEALVVRRTSRPGPHEKIGPEDRAVLFQAMADYTPEELLIARSC comes from the coding sequence GTGGCTGCGCTGGAGTCGGGGCAGGTGAAGGGGTATCGGCAGGCGGCTGAGGTGTTCCAGGTGGCGGAGCGGTCGGTCGGCTCCTGGTGGCGTGCCTACCAGGCGGGTGGCTGGGAGGCTTTGGTGGTGAGACGGACGAGCCGGCCGGGTCCGCACGAGAAGATCGGCCCGGAGGACCGTGCGGTCCTGTTTCAGGCGATGGCCGACTACACGCCCGAGGAGCTGCTGATCGCGAGGAGCTGCTGA
- a CDS encoding IS630 family transposase has protein sequence MWTRLLVAELVRMVTGVVMTERGVGKWLRRYGFSPQRPDRRSYRQDQAKVDAWLRDEYPAIAARAKTENAVVAWADQCGLRSDTAPPGTSWAPKSQTPIARVSSRRFKVNTMSAITSRGTLYFTVFTERFTAKTFTGFLDRLARQAGRKVHVIADRHPVHRSKAVTAWLKANTERIELHLMPDYSPEPNPDEPLNADIKRHIHAARAHSADDLAHETRRSHHQRQPAIVRSYIHARHVRYTLQ, from the coding sequence TTGTGGACGAGGCTCCTGGTCGCCGAGCTGGTGCGGATGGTCACCGGGGTGGTGATGACGGAGCGCGGTGTGGGCAAGTGGCTGCGGCGGTACGGTTTCTCCCCGCAGCGGCCCGACCGCCGCTCCTACCGCCAGGACCAGGCGAAAGTGGATGCCTGGCTGAGGGACGAGTACCCGGCGATCGCCGCCCGGGCGAAGACGGAGAACGCGGTGGTGGCCTGGGCCGACCAGTGCGGGCTGCGCTCCGATACGGCCCCGCCCGGCACGTCCTGGGCCCCGAAGAGCCAAACTCCCATCGCGCGGGTGTCCAGCCGCCGCTTCAAGGTCAACACCATGTCCGCAATCACCTCACGCGGCACGCTCTACTTCACCGTGTTCACCGAGAGGTTCACCGCGAAGACCTTCACCGGATTCCTGGACCGGCTTGCCCGTCAGGCCGGCCGGAAGGTCCACGTGATTGCCGACCGGCACCCGGTCCACCGCAGCAAGGCCGTGACCGCCTGGCTCAAGGCAAACACCGAGCGGATCGAGCTGCACCTGATGCCCGACTACAGCCCCGAACCCAACCCGGACGAGCCCCTCAATGCGGACATCAAACGCCACATCCACGCCGCCCGCGCCCACTCGGCCGACGACCTCGCCCACGAAACCCGCCGCTCCCACCACCAGCGCCAACCGGCCATCGTCCGCAGCTACATCCACGCCCGCCACGTCCGCTACACCCTCCAATAA